A genomic window from Tautonia rosea includes:
- a CDS encoding glycosyltransferase family 39 protein, with protein sequence METSAEGVERTRRFQPSRMFGAVERSRSEVVEQPDRSQVIHRWLIGFVAFGVLIRLVRYLSDRPLWGDEAMVAVNLLGRGFGELIEPLAFAQVAPIGFLWVERLIVVVLGPSEGALRLAPAVCGMVAVPVFAWMARKAINPLAALLAVAVFAVSYAPIRHAVEVKPYAFDLLAAVVVMLPAIVWLKSPERTGALRLMLLVAPVAMICSHPATFVAGGVGVAMVPILWSRSVELPDLKLRRIGTVYLGVVGLTFLGVYALSTGDQSDAVSSTYRDGYWSAAFPPMDKPLRMPQWLLLTHVGEAFGYPIGGEQGASLVSTVLAILGLIALWKTGSRGLVAILLAPIGMTFLASMLGQYPYGGSARTMQHIAPSLCVMIGVGAARLLDRFVMEGDRARRLTQVLVGLAVIGLGLLTTDLVHPYRTREDQRTRDFARWFWPEVARGAEVGCSRAMRGTTFEGTYWRLGRLELYLSNRAIALPIDQDPARPRLDRVSKEHPLRIVIYNDDPRFNLGLAAWLDVIGLCFELRDVRSYTVNGGIVDDGMGREERFLVFEYVPLQDDDRLAQRSGG encoded by the coding sequence GTGGAGACCTCTGCAGAAGGAGTCGAGAGGACCCGACGGTTCCAGCCTAGCCGAATGTTCGGGGCCGTCGAGCGGTCGCGGTCCGAAGTGGTTGAGCAACCCGATCGATCCCAGGTCATCCACCGATGGCTGATCGGGTTTGTGGCCTTCGGGGTTCTGATCCGATTGGTTCGCTATTTGTCGGATCGCCCGCTCTGGGGCGATGAGGCGATGGTCGCGGTGAATCTTCTGGGAAGGGGATTCGGGGAGTTGATCGAACCCCTGGCCTTCGCTCAGGTTGCACCAATCGGTTTTTTGTGGGTCGAGCGCCTGATCGTGGTGGTGCTTGGGCCTTCTGAGGGGGCGCTTCGGCTGGCTCCGGCGGTTTGCGGGATGGTCGCGGTCCCCGTCTTTGCCTGGATGGCAAGGAAGGCGATCAACCCGTTGGCAGCACTGCTGGCGGTGGCGGTGTTTGCGGTGTCCTACGCGCCGATTCGACATGCGGTAGAGGTCAAGCCGTATGCGTTCGATCTGCTGGCAGCAGTGGTCGTGATGCTGCCGGCCATCGTCTGGCTGAAATCGCCGGAACGGACGGGAGCCCTCCGGCTTATGCTGCTGGTGGCTCCAGTGGCGATGATCTGCTCGCATCCGGCAACGTTTGTCGCAGGAGGGGTCGGCGTGGCGATGGTGCCGATCCTCTGGTCCCGATCCGTGGAACTGCCTGATCTCAAGCTCCGGAGAATTGGAACCGTGTACTTGGGGGTGGTCGGTCTGACCTTTCTGGGAGTCTATGCACTCAGCACGGGCGATCAGAGCGACGCAGTTTCGTCGACTTATCGCGATGGTTACTGGTCCGCGGCATTTCCACCGATGGACAAGCCGCTTCGGATGCCGCAGTGGTTGCTGCTGACCCATGTGGGGGAGGCGTTCGGCTATCCGATTGGAGGCGAGCAAGGGGCGAGCCTTGTCTCAACGGTGTTGGCAATTCTTGGTCTGATTGCGCTCTGGAAGACGGGGAGTCGGGGGCTCGTGGCGATCCTGCTGGCACCGATCGGGATGACCTTCCTCGCCTCAATGCTGGGGCAGTACCCGTATGGAGGGTCGGCTCGCACGATGCAGCACATCGCGCCGAGTCTCTGCGTGATGATCGGCGTCGGAGCGGCCAGGCTGCTGGATCGGTTCGTGATGGAAGGGGATCGAGCGCGACGGTTGACGCAGGTCTTGGTGGGTCTGGCCGTGATCGGGTTGGGACTGCTGACGACGGATCTGGTCCACCCATATCGCACACGAGAAGATCAGCGAACTCGCGATTTCGCCCGATGGTTCTGGCCCGAGGTGGCCCGAGGGGCCGAGGTGGGTTGTAGTCGAGCCATGAGAGGGACAACATTCGAGGGGACCTACTGGCGGCTCGGTCGGCTGGAGTTGTACCTTTCCAACCGTGCGATCGCCTTGCCGATCGATCAGGACCCTGCTCGGCCGCGACTCGATCGGGTGTCGAAGGAGCACCCGCTTCGGATTGTCATCTACAACGACGATCCCCGCTTCAATCTGGGCCTGGCGGCCTGGCTGGATGTCATCGGCCTTTGCTTCGAGCTTCGAGACGTCCGCTCCTACACGGTCAACGGCGGCATTGTTGACGACGGGATGGGTAGGGAAGAGCGATTCCTCGTGTTCGAGTATGTGCCTTTGCAGGATGATGATCGCCTGGCCCAACGCTCAGGGGGATGA